In one Capricornis sumatraensis isolate serow.1 chromosome 1, serow.2, whole genome shotgun sequence genomic region, the following are encoded:
- the DIPK1B gene encoding divergent protein kinase domain 1B, producing MRRLRRLAHLVLFCPFSKGLQGRLPGLRVKYVFLVWLGVLAGSWLAYVHYSSYAELCRGHVCRVVICDQYRKGIISGSICQDLCNLEQVEWRTCLSSAPGQQVYSGLWQGKEVTIKCGLEESLSWKAGADVAPRRDLVLFDKPTRGTSIKEFREMTLSFLKANLGDLPSLPALVGQVLLMADFNKDSRVSLAEAKSVWALLKRNEFLLLLSLRGKGHAAPLLGHCGDLYVTEGVPRSSGPAAALPALLRPLLPPALHGALQQWLGPAWPWRAKIAIGLLEFVEELFHGAYGTFYMCETTLANVGYTAKYDFRMADLQQVAPEAAVRRFLRGRHCERSADCTYGRDCRAPCDTLLRQCKGDLVQPNLAKVCELLRDYLLPGAPAGLRAELGRQLRTCTTLSGLASQVEAHHSLVLSHLKTLLWKEISNTKYT from the exons ATGCGGCGGCTGCGGCGCCTGGCGCACCTGGTACTCTTCTGCCCCTTCTCCAAGGGCCTGCAG GGCCGGCTCCCAGGCCTGAGGGTCAAGTATGTCTTCCTCGTGTGGCTGGGCGTCCTCGCAGGCAGCTGGCTGGCCTACGTGCACTACTCGTCCTACGCGGAGCTCTGCCGCGGCCACGTCTGCAGAGTGGTCATC TGTGACCAGTACCGCAAGGGCATCATCTCGGGCTCCATCTGCCAGGACCTGTGCAACCTGGAGCAGGTGGAGTGGAGAACCTGCCTCTCCTCCGCGCCAGGCCAACAG GTGTACAGCGGGCTCTGGCAGGGCAAGGAGGTGACCATCAAGTGTGGACTGGAGGAGAGCCTGAGCTGGAAGGCCGGGGCCGACGTGGCCCCCCGGCGGGATCTGGTGCTGTTTGACAAGCCCACTCGGGGCACCTCTATCAAGGAGTTCCGGGAGATGACCCTCAGCTTTCTCAAG GCTAATCTGGGAGACCTCCCGTCGCTGCCCGCGCTGGTCGGCCAGGTCCTGCTCATGGCCGACTTCAACAAGGACAGCAGGGTGTCACTGGCCGAGGCCAAGTCGGTGTGGGCGCTGCTGAAGCGCAAcgagttcctgctgctgctgtcccTGCGGGGGAAGGGGCACGCCGCGCCGCTGCTGGGCCACTGCGGGGACCTCTACGTCACAGAGGGCGTCCCGCGCAGCTCGGGGCCCGCGGCCGCCCTCCCGGCCCTGCTGCGTCCGCTGCTGCCGCCCGCCCTGCACGGGGCCCTGCAGCAGTGGCTGGGGCCCGCCTGGCCCTGGCGCGCCAAGATCGCCATCGGCCTGCTGGAGTTCGTGGAGGAGCTCTTCCACGGCGCCTACGGGACCTTCTACATGTGCGAGACCACGCTGGCCAACGTGGGCTACACCGCCAAGTACGACTTCAGGATGGCCGACCTGCAGCAGGTGGCGCCCGAGGCCGCCGTGCGCCGCTTCCTTCGGGGCCGCCACTGCGAGCGCAGCGCGGACTGCACCTACGGGCGCGACTGCCGGGCGCCCTGCGATACGCTCCTGCGCCAGTGCAAGGGCGACCTGGTGCAGCCCAACCTGGCCAAGGTGTGCGAGCTGCTGCGGGACTACCTGCTGCCCGGCGCCCCCGCCGGCCTGCGTGCCGAGCTGGGCAGGCAGCTGCGCACCTGCACCACGCTAAGCGGGCTGGCCAGCCAGGTGGAGGCCCACCACTCGCTGGTGCTCAGCCACCTCAAGACCCTGCTCTGGAAAGAGATCTCCAACACCAAGTACACCTGA